The following proteins are encoded in a genomic region of Dioscorea cayenensis subsp. rotundata cultivar TDr96_F1 chromosome 8, TDr96_F1_v2_PseudoChromosome.rev07_lg8_w22 25.fasta, whole genome shotgun sequence:
- the LOC120267850 gene encoding protein TRANSPARENT TESTA 9 isoform X2, which produces MWFSFWRSRNRFSLDELRYLTDQLQKVQIVNEVNKDFVVEALRSIAELVTYGDQHDPSFFEFFMEKQVMGEFVRILKISRPAKVALQLLQTMSIMIQNLRKEHAIYYIFSNEHINFLITYSFDFKNEELLSHYISFLRAISGKLNRNTISLLVKTRNDEVVSFPLYTEAIRFAFHDESMVRTAVRALTLNVYHVGDESVNKYVSSGPLSYYFSSLVNYFREQCIKLDGLVSEAAKNPDSSELTSGIHTSVDEIEDNLYYCSDVISSGVPELGRLITESILHLLVFPLLLPAMRKQHTVSQISLTTSLYLLCCILHIVKTKELASVICATLFYPSEAFVTKPEVIENGRASESNTSHEDQQQCLGSFSVKREAEDSGVTTLDSPNSSGHTMLHSSQHNLRVSPITLRELLLSYIISGDDIQVLGSLSLLATLLQTKELDESMLDGLGILPQRKQHKKLLLQALVGESSGEEQLFSSENNTTKDSISTELDRYLQRLKDQYHLPLCCGKLGISPQMQRYQVLDALVSLFCRSGTSAETLWVGGWLLRQLLPHGEEEFTSHHLTQLKDSHKQSTAHLFGEIKGIWSDLLLTVLKDEWRNCKRAIEAPSSRKDPRVILSPSRVVSSGGESSLVAGERMCELVKVFVLQRQLLIFSLGGSLPDQPTVDSSVSTPAHCRATTAGLDVIVPKPGNEITLVDAIPCRIAFERGKERHFWFLAVSREMSGWLLLAEELPLKKQCGVVRVTAPLAGSNPRIDDKHLKWLHLRIRPSTLPSLDPSKYDGFGKGKAKALVDGRWTLAFRDEQSCKFAESMIIEELHQLSSEVEKRLTPLLDDDFSRKPLDHSNALFGDTADNIQ; this is translated from the exons ATGTGGTTCTCCTTCTGGCGGTCCAGGAATCGGTTCTCCCTCGACGAACTACG GTACCTGACTGATCAGCTTCAGAAGGTTCAAATCGTAAATGAAGTTAACAAG GATTTTGTTGTTGAGGCTTTAAGATCCATTGCTGAGTTGGTAACTTACGGTGACCAGCATGATCCATCTTTCTTTGA GTTCTTTATGGAAAAGCAGGTTATGGGCGAATTTGTGCGTATACTAAAGATAAGTAGACCGGCAAAAGTTGCACTTCAGTTATTACAGACAATGAGCATTATGATCCAGAATTTAAGAAAGGAGCATGCAATTT ATTACATTTTCAGCAATGAACACATAAACTTCCTCATAacatattcttttgatttcaaaaatgaAGAACTACTATCACATTACATATCGTTTTTAAG GGCAATAAGTGGAAAGCTGAACAGGAATACTATCTCATTGCTTGTGAAGACTAGAAAT GATGAGGTAGTTTCCTTCCCCCTTTATACAGAGGCTATACGTTTTGCTTTCCATGATGAAAGTATGGTCCGAACTGCTGTACGTGCTTTGACACTAAATGTTTACCATG TTGGAGATGAAAGTGTCAACAAATATGTTTCAAGCGGGCCATTATCATATTACTTTTCAAGTTTGGTCAATTATTTTCGTGAGCAATGCATCAAATTGGATGGCTTAGTCTCCGAAGCTGCTAA GAATCCAGATTCTTCCGAGTTAACTTCTGGCATTCATACTTCAGTGGATGAAATTGAAGACAATTTATATTACTGTAGCGATGTTATTTCTTCTGGTGTTCCTGAACTTGGACGATTGATAACTGAAAGTATTTTGCATCTTTTGGTTTTTCCGTTGCTTCTTCCTGCTATGAGAAAGCAACACACT GTTTCACAAATAAGCCTTACCACTTCTTTATATCTATTGTGCTGCATATTACATATTGTTAAAACCAAGGAGTTGGCTAGTGTTATCTGCGCCACACTTTTTTATCCATCTGAGGCATTTGTCACTAAACCTGAAGTGATAGAAAATGGGCGTGCATCTGAGTCGAATACCTCTCATGAAGACCAACAACAGTGTCTAGGTTCTTTTAGTGTGAAAAGAGAGGCGGAGGATTCTGGAGTTACCACGCTTGATTCACCTAACTCCTCTGGTCATACCATGCTACATTCTTCACAACATAATCTTCGTGTGTCACCTATTACACTCAG GGAGTTATTGCTGTCATATATCATTAGTGGAGATGACATCCAGGTTTTGGGATCATTGAGTTTGCTAGCTACATTGTTGCAAACCAAAG AACTGGATGAATCAATGCTTGACGGATTGGGGATTCTGCCTCAGAGGAAGCAACATAAGAAGCTCTTGCTA CAAGCATTGGTAGGTGAGAGCTCTGGTGAAGAACAGCTATTTTCTTCAGAAAACAATACTACCAAAGATAGCATAAGTACTGAACTTGATAGGTACTTGCAAAGGCTCAAG GATCAGTATCATCTACCACTTTGTTGCGGGAAACTAGGAATCAGTCCTCAAATGCAAAGATACCAG GTTCTGGATGCACTAGTCAGTCTTTTCTGCAGATCTGGTACGTCTGCAGAAACTTTGTGGGTTGGTGGTTGGCTTCTAAGGCAGTTGCTTCCACATGGAGAGGAAGAATTTACTTCTCATCATCTTACTCAACTCAAG GATTCTCACAAACAGTCTACTGCTCATCTTTTTGGGGAAATTAAAGGAATCTGGTCCGATCTGCTCCTAACAGTTCTTAAAGATGAATGGAGGAACTGCAAGAGAG CAATTGAGGCGCCATCAAGTCGAAAAGATCCAAGAGTCATTCTCTCACCGTCACGAGTAGTTTCTTCTGGAG GTGAATCTTCTCTTGTGGCCGGTGAAAGAATGTGTGAGTTGGTTAAG GTTTTTGTACTTCAACGTCAACTTCTGATTTTCTCTCTGGGAGGATCCTTGCCTGATCAACCTACTGTTGATTCTTCAGTAAGTACTCCTGCACATTGCCGAGCAACAACCGCGGGTCTCGATGTTATTGTTCCAAAGCCTGGAAATGAAATTACTTTAG TTGATGCAATACCTTGTAGAATAGCATTTGAAAGAGGAAAGGAACGCCACTTTTGGTTTTTAGCGGTATCTAGGGAGATGTCTGGTTGGCTACTCTTAGCAGAAGAATTGCCCCTCAAGAAGCAATGCGGTGTTGTACGTGTTACAGCACCCTTGGCTGGCTCAAAT CCCAGGATAGATGATAAGCATCTAAAGTGGTTACACTTGCGCATCCGTCCATCTACTCTGCCCTCCTTGGATCCATCAAAGTATGATGGCTTTGGGAAAGGCAAAGCGAAGGCTTTGGTTGATGGAAGGTGGACCCTTGCATTCAGGGATGAACAATCTTGCAAGTTTGCAGAGTCTATGATTATAGAAGAGTTGCACCAACTGTCCAGTGAGGTGGAGAAAAGGTTAACGCCTTTacttgatgatgatttttctaGAAAACCCCTGGATCATTCTAATGCTTTGTTTGGAGATACTGCTGATAATATCCagtaa
- the LOC120267850 gene encoding protein TRANSPARENT TESTA 9 isoform X3, with amino-acid sequence MGEFVRILKISRPAKVALQLLQTMSIMIQNLRKEHAIYYIFSNEHINFLITYSFDFKNEELLSHYISFLRAISGKLNRNTISLLVKTRNDEVVSFPLYTEAIRFAFHDESMVRTAVRALTLNVYHVGDESVNKYVSSGPLSYYFSSLVNYFREQCIKLDGLVSEAAKNPDSSELTSGIHTSVDEIEDNLYYCSDVISSGVPELGRLITESILHLLVFPLLLPAMRKQHTVSQISLTTSLYLLCCILHIVKTKELASVICATLFYPSEAFVTKPEVIENGRASESNTSHEDQQQCLGSFSVKREAEDSGVTTLDSPNSSGHTMLHSSQHNLRVSPITLRELLLSYIISGDDIQVLGSLSLLATLLQTKELDESMLDGLGILPQRKQHKKLLLQALVGESSGEEQLFSSENNTTKDSISTELDRYLQRLKDQYHLPLCCGKLGISPQMQRYQVLDALVSLFCRSGTSAETLWVGGWLLRQLLPHGEEEFTSHHLTQLKDSHKQSTAHLFGEIKGIWSDLLLTVLKDEWRNCKRAIEAPSSRKDPRVILSPSRVVSSGGESSLVAGERMCELVKVFVLQRQLLIFSLGGSLPDQPTVDSSVSTPAHCRATTAGLDVIVPKPGNEITLVDAIPCRIAFERGKERHFWFLAVSREMSGWLLLAEELPLKKQCGVVRVTAPLAGSNPRIDDKHLKWLHLRIRPSTLPSLDPSKYDGFGKGKAKALVDGRWTLAFRDEQSCKFAESMIIEELHQLSSEVEKRLTPLLDDDFSRKPLDHSNALFGDTADNIQ; translated from the exons ATGGGCGAATTTGTGCGTATACTAAAGATAAGTAGACCGGCAAAAGTTGCACTTCAGTTATTACAGACAATGAGCATTATGATCCAGAATTTAAGAAAGGAGCATGCAATTT ATTACATTTTCAGCAATGAACACATAAACTTCCTCATAacatattcttttgatttcaaaaatgaAGAACTACTATCACATTACATATCGTTTTTAAG GGCAATAAGTGGAAAGCTGAACAGGAATACTATCTCATTGCTTGTGAAGACTAGAAAT GATGAGGTAGTTTCCTTCCCCCTTTATACAGAGGCTATACGTTTTGCTTTCCATGATGAAAGTATGGTCCGAACTGCTGTACGTGCTTTGACACTAAATGTTTACCATG TTGGAGATGAAAGTGTCAACAAATATGTTTCAAGCGGGCCATTATCATATTACTTTTCAAGTTTGGTCAATTATTTTCGTGAGCAATGCATCAAATTGGATGGCTTAGTCTCCGAAGCTGCTAA GAATCCAGATTCTTCCGAGTTAACTTCTGGCATTCATACTTCAGTGGATGAAATTGAAGACAATTTATATTACTGTAGCGATGTTATTTCTTCTGGTGTTCCTGAACTTGGACGATTGATAACTGAAAGTATTTTGCATCTTTTGGTTTTTCCGTTGCTTCTTCCTGCTATGAGAAAGCAACACACT GTTTCACAAATAAGCCTTACCACTTCTTTATATCTATTGTGCTGCATATTACATATTGTTAAAACCAAGGAGTTGGCTAGTGTTATCTGCGCCACACTTTTTTATCCATCTGAGGCATTTGTCACTAAACCTGAAGTGATAGAAAATGGGCGTGCATCTGAGTCGAATACCTCTCATGAAGACCAACAACAGTGTCTAGGTTCTTTTAGTGTGAAAAGAGAGGCGGAGGATTCTGGAGTTACCACGCTTGATTCACCTAACTCCTCTGGTCATACCATGCTACATTCTTCACAACATAATCTTCGTGTGTCACCTATTACACTCAG GGAGTTATTGCTGTCATATATCATTAGTGGAGATGACATCCAGGTTTTGGGATCATTGAGTTTGCTAGCTACATTGTTGCAAACCAAAG AACTGGATGAATCAATGCTTGACGGATTGGGGATTCTGCCTCAGAGGAAGCAACATAAGAAGCTCTTGCTA CAAGCATTGGTAGGTGAGAGCTCTGGTGAAGAACAGCTATTTTCTTCAGAAAACAATACTACCAAAGATAGCATAAGTACTGAACTTGATAGGTACTTGCAAAGGCTCAAG GATCAGTATCATCTACCACTTTGTTGCGGGAAACTAGGAATCAGTCCTCAAATGCAAAGATACCAG GTTCTGGATGCACTAGTCAGTCTTTTCTGCAGATCTGGTACGTCTGCAGAAACTTTGTGGGTTGGTGGTTGGCTTCTAAGGCAGTTGCTTCCACATGGAGAGGAAGAATTTACTTCTCATCATCTTACTCAACTCAAG GATTCTCACAAACAGTCTACTGCTCATCTTTTTGGGGAAATTAAAGGAATCTGGTCCGATCTGCTCCTAACAGTTCTTAAAGATGAATGGAGGAACTGCAAGAGAG CAATTGAGGCGCCATCAAGTCGAAAAGATCCAAGAGTCATTCTCTCACCGTCACGAGTAGTTTCTTCTGGAG GTGAATCTTCTCTTGTGGCCGGTGAAAGAATGTGTGAGTTGGTTAAG GTTTTTGTACTTCAACGTCAACTTCTGATTTTCTCTCTGGGAGGATCCTTGCCTGATCAACCTACTGTTGATTCTTCAGTAAGTACTCCTGCACATTGCCGAGCAACAACCGCGGGTCTCGATGTTATTGTTCCAAAGCCTGGAAATGAAATTACTTTAG TTGATGCAATACCTTGTAGAATAGCATTTGAAAGAGGAAAGGAACGCCACTTTTGGTTTTTAGCGGTATCTAGGGAGATGTCTGGTTGGCTACTCTTAGCAGAAGAATTGCCCCTCAAGAAGCAATGCGGTGTTGTACGTGTTACAGCACCCTTGGCTGGCTCAAAT CCCAGGATAGATGATAAGCATCTAAAGTGGTTACACTTGCGCATCCGTCCATCTACTCTGCCCTCCTTGGATCCATCAAAGTATGATGGCTTTGGGAAAGGCAAAGCGAAGGCTTTGGTTGATGGAAGGTGGACCCTTGCATTCAGGGATGAACAATCTTGCAAGTTTGCAGAGTCTATGATTATAGAAGAGTTGCACCAACTGTCCAGTGAGGTGGAGAAAAGGTTAACGCCTTTacttgatgatgatttttctaGAAAACCCCTGGATCATTCTAATGCTTTGTTTGGAGATACTGCTGATAATATCCagtaa
- the LOC120267850 gene encoding protein TRANSPARENT TESTA 9 isoform X1 — translation MWFSFWRSRNRFSLDELRYLTDQLQKVQIVNEVNKDFVVEALRSIAELVTYGDQHDPSFFEFFMEKQVMGEFVRILKISRPAKVALQLLQTMSIMIQNLRKEHAICKYSLWLRYCSLLIWVLMFLWLFVADYIFSNEHINFLITYSFDFKNEELLSHYISFLRAISGKLNRNTISLLVKTRNDEVVSFPLYTEAIRFAFHDESMVRTAVRALTLNVYHVGDESVNKYVSSGPLSYYFSSLVNYFREQCIKLDGLVSEAAKNPDSSELTSGIHTSVDEIEDNLYYCSDVISSGVPELGRLITESILHLLVFPLLLPAMRKQHTVSQISLTTSLYLLCCILHIVKTKELASVICATLFYPSEAFVTKPEVIENGRASESNTSHEDQQQCLGSFSVKREAEDSGVTTLDSPNSSGHTMLHSSQHNLRVSPITLRELLLSYIISGDDIQVLGSLSLLATLLQTKELDESMLDGLGILPQRKQHKKLLLQALVGESSGEEQLFSSENNTTKDSISTELDRYLQRLKDQYHLPLCCGKLGISPQMQRYQVLDALVSLFCRSGTSAETLWVGGWLLRQLLPHGEEEFTSHHLTQLKDSHKQSTAHLFGEIKGIWSDLLLTVLKDEWRNCKRAIEAPSSRKDPRVILSPSRVVSSGGESSLVAGERMCELVKVFVLQRQLLIFSLGGSLPDQPTVDSSVSTPAHCRATTAGLDVIVPKPGNEITLVDAIPCRIAFERGKERHFWFLAVSREMSGWLLLAEELPLKKQCGVVRVTAPLAGSNPRIDDKHLKWLHLRIRPSTLPSLDPSKYDGFGKGKAKALVDGRWTLAFRDEQSCKFAESMIIEELHQLSSEVEKRLTPLLDDDFSRKPLDHSNALFGDTADNIQ, via the exons ATGTGGTTCTCCTTCTGGCGGTCCAGGAATCGGTTCTCCCTCGACGAACTACG GTACCTGACTGATCAGCTTCAGAAGGTTCAAATCGTAAATGAAGTTAACAAG GATTTTGTTGTTGAGGCTTTAAGATCCATTGCTGAGTTGGTAACTTACGGTGACCAGCATGATCCATCTTTCTTTGA GTTCTTTATGGAAAAGCAGGTTATGGGCGAATTTGTGCGTATACTAAAGATAAGTAGACCGGCAAAAGTTGCACTTCAGTTATTACAGACAATGAGCATTATGATCCAGAATTTAAGAAAGGAGCATGCAATTTGTAAGTATTCTCTATGGTTAAGATACTGTAGTCTTTTGATTTGGGTCTTGATGTTTTTATGGCTGTTTGTTGCAGATTACATTTTCAGCAATGAACACATAAACTTCCTCATAacatattcttttgatttcaaaaatgaAGAACTACTATCACATTACATATCGTTTTTAAG GGCAATAAGTGGAAAGCTGAACAGGAATACTATCTCATTGCTTGTGAAGACTAGAAAT GATGAGGTAGTTTCCTTCCCCCTTTATACAGAGGCTATACGTTTTGCTTTCCATGATGAAAGTATGGTCCGAACTGCTGTACGTGCTTTGACACTAAATGTTTACCATG TTGGAGATGAAAGTGTCAACAAATATGTTTCAAGCGGGCCATTATCATATTACTTTTCAAGTTTGGTCAATTATTTTCGTGAGCAATGCATCAAATTGGATGGCTTAGTCTCCGAAGCTGCTAA GAATCCAGATTCTTCCGAGTTAACTTCTGGCATTCATACTTCAGTGGATGAAATTGAAGACAATTTATATTACTGTAGCGATGTTATTTCTTCTGGTGTTCCTGAACTTGGACGATTGATAACTGAAAGTATTTTGCATCTTTTGGTTTTTCCGTTGCTTCTTCCTGCTATGAGAAAGCAACACACT GTTTCACAAATAAGCCTTACCACTTCTTTATATCTATTGTGCTGCATATTACATATTGTTAAAACCAAGGAGTTGGCTAGTGTTATCTGCGCCACACTTTTTTATCCATCTGAGGCATTTGTCACTAAACCTGAAGTGATAGAAAATGGGCGTGCATCTGAGTCGAATACCTCTCATGAAGACCAACAACAGTGTCTAGGTTCTTTTAGTGTGAAAAGAGAGGCGGAGGATTCTGGAGTTACCACGCTTGATTCACCTAACTCCTCTGGTCATACCATGCTACATTCTTCACAACATAATCTTCGTGTGTCACCTATTACACTCAG GGAGTTATTGCTGTCATATATCATTAGTGGAGATGACATCCAGGTTTTGGGATCATTGAGTTTGCTAGCTACATTGTTGCAAACCAAAG AACTGGATGAATCAATGCTTGACGGATTGGGGATTCTGCCTCAGAGGAAGCAACATAAGAAGCTCTTGCTA CAAGCATTGGTAGGTGAGAGCTCTGGTGAAGAACAGCTATTTTCTTCAGAAAACAATACTACCAAAGATAGCATAAGTACTGAACTTGATAGGTACTTGCAAAGGCTCAAG GATCAGTATCATCTACCACTTTGTTGCGGGAAACTAGGAATCAGTCCTCAAATGCAAAGATACCAG GTTCTGGATGCACTAGTCAGTCTTTTCTGCAGATCTGGTACGTCTGCAGAAACTTTGTGGGTTGGTGGTTGGCTTCTAAGGCAGTTGCTTCCACATGGAGAGGAAGAATTTACTTCTCATCATCTTACTCAACTCAAG GATTCTCACAAACAGTCTACTGCTCATCTTTTTGGGGAAATTAAAGGAATCTGGTCCGATCTGCTCCTAACAGTTCTTAAAGATGAATGGAGGAACTGCAAGAGAG CAATTGAGGCGCCATCAAGTCGAAAAGATCCAAGAGTCATTCTCTCACCGTCACGAGTAGTTTCTTCTGGAG GTGAATCTTCTCTTGTGGCCGGTGAAAGAATGTGTGAGTTGGTTAAG GTTTTTGTACTTCAACGTCAACTTCTGATTTTCTCTCTGGGAGGATCCTTGCCTGATCAACCTACTGTTGATTCTTCAGTAAGTACTCCTGCACATTGCCGAGCAACAACCGCGGGTCTCGATGTTATTGTTCCAAAGCCTGGAAATGAAATTACTTTAG TTGATGCAATACCTTGTAGAATAGCATTTGAAAGAGGAAAGGAACGCCACTTTTGGTTTTTAGCGGTATCTAGGGAGATGTCTGGTTGGCTACTCTTAGCAGAAGAATTGCCCCTCAAGAAGCAATGCGGTGTTGTACGTGTTACAGCACCCTTGGCTGGCTCAAAT CCCAGGATAGATGATAAGCATCTAAAGTGGTTACACTTGCGCATCCGTCCATCTACTCTGCCCTCCTTGGATCCATCAAAGTATGATGGCTTTGGGAAAGGCAAAGCGAAGGCTTTGGTTGATGGAAGGTGGACCCTTGCATTCAGGGATGAACAATCTTGCAAGTTTGCAGAGTCTATGATTATAGAAGAGTTGCACCAACTGTCCAGTGAGGTGGAGAAAAGGTTAACGCCTTTacttgatgatgatttttctaGAAAACCCCTGGATCATTCTAATGCTTTGTTTGGAGATACTGCTGATAATATCCagtaa